The genomic region GGCTGTAATACTTAAAAATTGAAGGATATAAGGATAATCATTATTACTGAACGAATGCAAGAGCTCTCCCCACCACTCTGTCTCATAGCGGCAGATCATACTTAAATTGTAAAGCAGCAGAAAGTGAGTCATGACCTCATGAAAAGGATAAAAAAAGGATCGATTTTTACAAAGATAGAGACAAGAACTTTCAGCATCCATGGAAAACAGATTGCTTTCATGAGGTAGCAGCCTTCTATCTGAAGTGATATAAAGATAATCCTGATCTAAATGCCAATCCTTGACTGAAAAATGGAAGTGTCTCAGTTTATCAACGAATCTCTTTTCAGATAAATGCCAGTCATTCACTGTATCGAGAGGAATAAGCAGCGTTCTTTCTCCATAATTCCCCACTTTTATCACTGGTTTTTCTTTATGCTGAATATCATATAAGTTGCTCATTTCCGGAACTCTTTTCAGCAGCTGTTCCATCGAAAATTTATCAACTGTAAATTGATGAATGGAGAACAGGTGACTGGTGAAGTAAGGAAAGAGCCCTTTTTGCTGAATTTTTACCTCATCCTGCAAAAAACGGTACGATTGTTTTTTACGCTTTCTTGCTGATACTCCGTGGGCAAGGAGACTTGTGTTTTCGGGATAGTGAGGCCTTTTGGTTATTAAACAGGTTTTAATAAGCTGTGTCAGTCCGTAAAAAAGCAGCATGGGTTGTATGGATACAGGAGCTTTTTTTGCCTGATTTAAATAAGTTTCCGCATGCTCCAGGTAATACACAAAACGATCCGCATTCTGAAAGCTGAGCTTCTCATGGTCCCTGAATTTGTCTCTCCGGTAGCATTCACTTAAAAAGCCTTGAACATAAGGAATCGATTTAAGCTGATGATAAAATGCAGACAGGTTTTTATCCTTCATAAAAATCTCCTTATATGTCCTTGAAATATTAAAAAAACTGGCGTATTCTATAAAATATTTACAAGAGTATTGTTGCCATTTCACAGCAAATTCATAATAAGGGGGCTAAAACATGCGGGAGGATAAGTTTGCCAAGGAAGGTCTGACGTTTGATGATGTATTATTGATGCCGGCTGAATCTGAGGTGCTGCCGAGGGATGTAAGTGTCCGTACAGAATTATCCAATCAGTTAACGTTAAATATTCCACTTATAAGTGCAGGAATGGATACGGTGACGGAAGCGGATATGGCGATTGCCATGGCCAGGCAGGGAGGTTTGGGAATCATTCATAAAAATATGTCCATTGAGGAACAGGCGGAGCAGGTAGATCTCGTTAAGCGTTCGGTCAATGGTGTTATTAACCATCCGTTTTTCCTGACACCCGGACATCAGGTGTATGATGCTGAGCATTTAATGGGAAAATACAGAATCTCCGGAGTACCTATTGTGAATGATGAAGAGGATCAAAAGCTTGTCGGTATCATTACCAACCGTGATCTTCGCTTTATTCAGGACTACTCTATACCCATTTCCGATGTTATGACACAAGAAAACTTAATGACTGCACCTGTAGGAACAACCGTTCAGGAAGCGGAATATATATTGGAAAAGCATAAAATTGAAAAACTGCCGCTCGTTGATAAAGCAAATCATTTAAAAGGGTTAATAACCATTAAAGACATTGAAAAGGTTATCGAATACCCGAATGCAGCGAAGGACGAGCAGGGACGTTTAGTCGTTGGTGCAGCAGTAGGTGTGACTGCGGACACAATGGTTCGTTTAAAGCAGCTGGTTGAAGCTGGAGTCGATGTAATTGTTGTAGATACCGCTCATGGCCATTCCAAAAGTGTAATTGAACAGGTGAAGGCGATTCGGAGGGAGTACCCTGGTTTGGACTTGATTGCCGGAAATGTGGCGACACCATCAGGAACAAGGGCTCTGATAGAAGCTGGCGCCAATATTATTAAAGTAGGTATTGGTCCAGGATCTATTTGTACGACCCGAGTGGTTTCCGGGATTGGTGTACCTCAGATTACAGCGGTATTTGACTGTGCAGAGGAAGCAGCCAAGCATGGGGTCTCTATTATCGCGGATGGAGGCATTAAATATTCAGGAGAAATTGTTAAAGCTATTGCTGCAGGCGGACATGCCGTTATGCTGGGCAGCATGTTTGCCGGAGTTAAAGAAAGCCCCGGTGAAACGGAAATCTATCAGGGACGGCAATTTAAGGTTTATAGAGGAATGGGTTCAGTAGGGGCAATGAAGGAAGGATCCAAGGACCGTTATTTCCAAAGTGAGTCTGAAACTAAAAAGCTTGTACCAGAAGGAATCGAAGGACGTGTCCCTTACAAAGGCCCCTTGGAAGATACCGTGCATCAGTTAATCGGCGGCTTGAGATCGGGAATGGGCTACTGTGGAACCAAGGATATTGAGGCATTGCGGGAGAATGGAAAATTTATTCGTATAACCAATGCAGGTTTACGGGAAAGCCACCCTCATGATGTACAAATAACAAAGGAAGCCCCAAACTATTCGTAATAGTAGAATTGACCTAATCCGTAAAACATAGATAGTGACTATTCACTGTCTATGTTTTTTTATACCGGTATGATAAAATTGCAAAGGATAGATTAAAATGGTGGAGGTTAGTTTAATGAAAAAGTCAGTAAAAGCTTTGGGAATGGTGATGACTGCCATTCTGATAACAATGGTTGCAATCATTCCAGCACCGATTTCAACTCATGCACAACCGAACAATATTGAAGCAAAATCAGCTATTTTAGTGGATGCAGAAACAGGCCAGATTTTATACGAAAAAGAAGCCGATTTAGCTTTGCCTCCAGCCAGTATGACCAAAATGATGACGGAATATCTGGTACTAGAGGCCATAGAAAATGGAGATATCAGCTGGGATACAACGACAACGATTTCTGATTATGCCTATTGGCTTTCTTCAGATAATGCATTTTCAGGAATAGGTTTGCGTCAAAATAAAGAATATACCGTAGAAGAACTTTACACAGCGATGGCGGTTAACTCAGATAATGCGACAACCGTTGCACTGGCCGAATTGGTCGCAGGCTCTGAAGGTGAATTTGTAAAAATGATGAATCAGAAGGCTCAGGAGATGGGATTACCAGAAGCTGAGTTTGTGAATTCCACAGGTTTAGGTAATAGTGATTTAGGAGAATATTACCCGGAAGGCACGAGCGCTGATGCAGATAACTATTTATCAGCCAGATCAGCGGCCTTACTTGCCTATCATTTAATTAATGACTATCCTCAAGCCCTTGATTATTCAAGTATTACAGAGGCTAAATTAGATAAAGAATCGTTTACAAACTGGAACTGGATGCTGCCTGGAATGCCGGGACAGCTTGCTCCATTTGGTTATGAAGGCCTGGATGGTATGAAGACAGGGTGGACCGATGAAGCAGGCTACTGCTTTACAGGTACTGCTGAGCGGAATAACCGCCGACTAATTTCTGTCGTGATGCGGACAGATTCTGAGGAAGCCCGATTTGAAGAAACAAGAAAGCTGCTTGACTATGGGTTCAACCAGACAAAGACAGCAGAACTTTATCCTGCCGACTATCAAAAGAAAGATGAATCAACACTCAAGGTCAATAAAGGAAAGGAACAGTCGGTGGATATAGCTACTGACGAGGCCATTCGTGGGGTTGTCCCTTCCGGTGAAGAAAAACCTTATGAAATTGAATTTACCCTTGATAAATCCAAACTGAATGAAGATGGCGAATTAACGGCCCCTCTTAAGAAGGGAGAAGCTGTTGGAACTGCACAAATAAAGTATACTGGTGAAGAGCTTTTTGGATATATAACGGAACACATCGGCAAAGATGCCAATGTTCAACTTGTTACTCAGGATGCTGTGGAAAAAGCCAATTGGTTTACTCTTACCTTCCGGGCAATTGGTGACTTTTTCTCAGATGTATTTGGTGGAATTGCTGATTGGTTCAAAGGTTTATTTTAAAACAAATTGGATTACTCGGGATTTTCCGTTAAAATAGAACTAAGAAGAAAGTATTTATTATATTCAGGGGGGAAACACCATGTCCAAAACAGGTACTGATCGTGTGAAACGAGGAATGGCAGAAATGCAAAAGGGCGGCGTCATCATGGATGTCGTGAATGCTGAACAGGCTAAAATCGCGGAAGAGGCGGGAGCCGTTGCGGTAATGGCCCTTGAACGTGTACCAGCTGATATCCGTGCAGCTGGCGGGGTGGCAAGGATGGCTGATCCAACCATTGTTGAAGAAGTTATGAATGCTGTTTCCATTCCAGTTATGGCAAAGGCAAGAATTGGCCATATTGTTGAGGCTAGAGTGCTTGAAGCTCTGGGCGTAGACTACATTGATGAAAGTGAAGTGCTGACGCCTGCTGATGAAGTCTATCATATCCATAAAAAAGATTATACGGTTCCGTTTGTATGCGGCTGCCGTGATATTGGTGAGGCCGTGCGTCGTATTGGCGAAGGAGCTTCCATGCTGCGGACTAAAGGAGAGCCTGGTACAGGGAATATTGTGGAAGCAGTTCGTCATATGCGTAAGGTTCAGTCCCAGATCCGTGAAATCTCCGGTTTATCAGAGGACGAGCTCATGGTTTATGCAAAAGAGACAGGCGCTCCTTATGAAATTCTTAAGGAAATTAAAACAGCGGGACGTTTACCTGTTGTTAATTTTGCAGCTGGCGGTATTGCTACACCTGCTGATGCTGCTCTTATGATGCAGCTGGGAGCAGATGGTGTATTTGTAGGTTCCGGTATTTTTAAATCTGATAATCCGGAGAAATTTGCCCGTTCAATCGTGGAAGCTACCACTCATTACGA from Virgibacillus sp. MSP4-1 harbors:
- a CDS encoding YaaC family protein, translated to MKDKNLSAFYHQLKSIPYVQGFLSECYRRDKFRDHEKLSFQNADRFVYYLEHAETYLNQAKKAPVSIQPMLLFYGLTQLIKTCLITKRPHYPENTSLLAHGVSARKRKKQSYRFLQDEVKIQQKGLFPYFTSHLFSIHQFTVDKFSMEQLLKRVPEMSNLYDIQHKEKPVIKVGNYGERTLLIPLDTVNDWHLSEKRFVDKLRHFHFSVKDWHLDQDYLYITSDRRLLPHESNLFSMDAESSCLYLCKNRSFFYPFHEVMTHFLLLYNLSMICRYETEWWGELLHSFSNNDYPYILQFLSITAKKIPIMLGYYLFNQT
- the guaB gene encoding IMP dehydrogenase; translation: MREDKFAKEGLTFDDVLLMPAESEVLPRDVSVRTELSNQLTLNIPLISAGMDTVTEADMAIAMARQGGLGIIHKNMSIEEQAEQVDLVKRSVNGVINHPFFLTPGHQVYDAEHLMGKYRISGVPIVNDEEDQKLVGIITNRDLRFIQDYSIPISDVMTQENLMTAPVGTTVQEAEYILEKHKIEKLPLVDKANHLKGLITIKDIEKVIEYPNAAKDEQGRLVVGAAVGVTADTMVRLKQLVEAGVDVIVVDTAHGHSKSVIEQVKAIRREYPGLDLIAGNVATPSGTRALIEAGANIIKVGIGPGSICTTRVVSGIGVPQITAVFDCAEEAAKHGVSIIADGGIKYSGEIVKAIAAGGHAVMLGSMFAGVKESPGETEIYQGRQFKVYRGMGSVGAMKEGSKDRYFQSESETKKLVPEGIEGRVPYKGPLEDTVHQLIGGLRSGMGYCGTKDIEALRENGKFIRITNAGLRESHPHDVQITKEAPNYS
- a CDS encoding D-alanyl-D-alanine carboxypeptidase family protein, which translates into the protein MKKSVKALGMVMTAILITMVAIIPAPISTHAQPNNIEAKSAILVDAETGQILYEKEADLALPPASMTKMMTEYLVLEAIENGDISWDTTTTISDYAYWLSSDNAFSGIGLRQNKEYTVEELYTAMAVNSDNATTVALAELVAGSEGEFVKMMNQKAQEMGLPEAEFVNSTGLGNSDLGEYYPEGTSADADNYLSARSAALLAYHLINDYPQALDYSSITEAKLDKESFTNWNWMLPGMPGQLAPFGYEGLDGMKTGWTDEAGYCFTGTAERNNRRLISVVMRTDSEEARFEETRKLLDYGFNQTKTAELYPADYQKKDESTLKVNKGKEQSVDIATDEAIRGVVPSGEEKPYEIEFTLDKSKLNEDGELTAPLKKGEAVGTAQIKYTGEELFGYITEHIGKDANVQLVTQDAVEKANWFTLTFRAIGDFFSDVFGGIADWFKGLF
- the pdxS gene encoding pyridoxal 5'-phosphate synthase lyase subunit PdxS is translated as MSKTGTDRVKRGMAEMQKGGVIMDVVNAEQAKIAEEAGAVAVMALERVPADIRAAGGVARMADPTIVEEVMNAVSIPVMAKARIGHIVEARVLEALGVDYIDESEVLTPADEVYHIHKKDYTVPFVCGCRDIGEAVRRIGEGASMLRTKGEPGTGNIVEAVRHMRKVQSQIREISGLSEDELMVYAKETGAPYEILKEIKTAGRLPVVNFAAGGIATPADAALMMQLGADGVFVGSGIFKSDNPEKFARSIVEATTHYEDYELIGQLSKDLGTAMKGREMSTLTDADRMQDRSE